One genomic region from Quercus robur chromosome 4, dhQueRobu3.1, whole genome shotgun sequence encodes:
- the LOC126722115 gene encoding uncharacterized protein LOC126722115 — MDLAMEVQKHPSIEEVPTFTIQSANSWMTPIMSFLQDGHLPQNTEEAKRIKKRAARFTILNDALYKRGFSMSYLKYVDEEEAKYLLEEIHGGVCGDHAGPRSLVDAVEIVKWCDKCQRYGNVQRLPTERLTMIASPWPFVQWGIDIVGPLSQGKGQVWDSLDDYIR, encoded by the exons ATGGATTTGGCGATGGAAGTCCAGAAACACCCCAGCATTGAAGAGGTCCCAACATTTACCATCCAGAGCGCAAACAGCTGGATGACACCCATAATGTCTTTCCTCCAGGACGGACACCTCCCTCAGAACACAGAAGAAGCTAAAAGGATCAAGAAGAGGGCGGCCAGGTTCACGATCCTTAATGACGCcttatacaagagaggcttctccatGTCTTACTTGAAGTATGTCGACGAAGAAGAAGCTAAATACTTATTGGAAGAAATCCATGGAGGAGTTTGCGGCGACCACGCTGGCCCCAGATCCCTA GTGGACGCTGTTGAAATCGTCAAGTGGTGTGACAAGTGCCAGCGATACGGGAATGTACAACGGCTTCCAACAGAGAGACTGACGATGATAGCCTCCCCGTGGCCATTTGTACAATGGGGGATTGACATCGTCGGCCCACTAtcccaaggtaaaggtcag GTTTGGGATTCCCTTGACGATTATATCAGATAA